From Paenibacillus graminis, a single genomic window includes:
- the uvsE gene encoding UV DNA damage repair endonuclease UvsE: MIVRFGYVAMSTVIPDCSPSKTMTMASFNKLNDREAALRRLETIARGNLHNTLRLLKHNVGSDIQVYRLTSKLIPLATHPDLQDWNPFAALAADFAEVGSYVKKHGLRVSFHPDHFTVLSTPRPEVLASSVRDLQHHVDMLTAMDLPATAKNNIHIGGAYGDKPAAAARFLEHFAELPLELQERTTLENDDKTFNAPETLEVSRRLGVPMVLDIHHQWVNNEGELPWELWPEIMKTWQTSLALKDVLPGEMLPPKIHVSSPRSPSDPRSHADGVEPAPLLAFLKRIAADTPAVDAMIEAKAKDGALFGLMEALKELAEAGNGITVLDGASVNIEP, translated from the coding sequence ATGATTGTCCGGTTTGGCTATGTAGCCATGTCTACGGTTATCCCGGACTGCTCGCCCTCCAAGACCATGACCATGGCCAGCTTCAACAAGCTGAATGACCGGGAAGCCGCGCTTCGGCGGCTGGAGACCATCGCCCGCGGGAATCTTCACAATACGCTGCGTCTGCTCAAGCATAATGTCGGCTCGGATATCCAGGTATACCGCTTGACCTCCAAACTGATTCCGCTGGCGACGCATCCCGATCTGCAGGACTGGAATCCCTTTGCCGCATTGGCTGCGGATTTTGCCGAAGTAGGCAGCTATGTGAAAAAGCATGGACTGCGGGTTTCTTTCCACCCTGACCACTTTACAGTACTGAGCACTCCACGGCCCGAGGTGCTGGCCAGTTCGGTCCGGGATTTGCAGCATCATGTGGATATGCTGACTGCCATGGATTTGCCGGCGACCGCCAAGAACAACATTCATATCGGCGGTGCGTATGGAGACAAGCCCGCGGCTGCAGCGCGCTTTTTGGAGCATTTTGCGGAATTGCCGCTGGAGCTGCAGGAGCGGACGACACTGGAGAACGACGACAAGACCTTCAATGCCCCGGAGACGCTTGAGGTCAGCCGGAGGCTGGGAGTCCCTATGGTGCTGGATATTCATCATCAGTGGGTGAATAATGAAGGGGAGCTTCCTTGGGAGCTGTGGCCGGAGATTATGAAGACCTGGCAGACTTCCCTGGCGCTGAAGGATGTGCTCCCCGGTGAAATGCTGCCCCCGAAAATTCATGTATCGAGTCCGCGCAGCCCGTCCGACCCGCGCAGCCATGCTGATGGTGTGGAGCCTGCGCCGCTGCTGGCTTTTCTTAAGCGTATTGCGGCGGATACTCCGGCCGTGGATGCGATGATTGAAGCGAAGGCTAAGGACGGAGCACTGTTTGGTCTGATGGAAGCGCTAAAGGAGCTTGCTGAAGCGGGGAACGGAATAACGGTACTAGATGGGGCAAGCGTCAATATTGAACCATAA
- a CDS encoding inositol monophosphatase family protein → MNPTNSDNRNDREPYVVTSKGHTAAAINAAAKAGEWIKNRQGHVKELGSKTSAQDLVTEVDKGVEQMIRRLILTHYPDHAILGEESVQPGADALTAALEEGQKHDYLWIVDPIDGTTNFVHGFPFYCVSIALVVKGELTVGVIYDPIRDEMFVAEKGKGAYMHGIPTSVSAEADPGSSLVAMGFPPDRTFAQPANMAGLQQILPQIRGVRAGGSAALHLAYVAAGRVDGYWEVGLSPWDCAAGVLLVLESGGKVTDTLGNPYDIGTRHVVASNGRIHDFLVASLGEAKATGYNK, encoded by the coding sequence ATGAATCCTACAAATTCTGATAACCGGAACGACCGGGAGCCTTACGTTGTTACCAGTAAGGGTCATACTGCTGCAGCGATCAATGCCGCTGCTAAAGCGGGGGAATGGATCAAGAACAGACAGGGCCATGTGAAGGAACTGGGCAGCAAGACGTCAGCCCAGGATCTGGTTACAGAAGTGGACAAAGGCGTGGAGCAGATGATCCGCCGGCTGATCCTGACCCATTATCCCGACCATGCGATTCTCGGGGAAGAAAGCGTTCAGCCAGGAGCTGATGCTTTGACAGCCGCTCTGGAAGAAGGACAGAAGCATGATTATTTATGGATTGTTGATCCAATTGATGGAACGACCAATTTTGTACACGGATTTCCTTTTTATTGTGTCTCCATAGCCTTGGTAGTCAAGGGTGAGTTGACTGTGGGCGTTATCTATGATCCTATCCGTGATGAGATGTTCGTGGCTGAGAAGGGCAAAGGCGCCTATATGCATGGGATTCCTACTTCCGTGTCCGCCGAAGCGGACCCGGGAAGCAGCCTGGTGGCGATGGGCTTCCCTCCTGACCGTACCTTTGCCCAGCCGGCGAATATGGCCGGACTGCAGCAGATTCTTCCCCAGATCCGTGGTGTCCGTGCAGGCGGCTCTGCCGCTCTGCATCTGGCCTATGTGGCAGCGGGACGTGTAGACGGTTATTGGGAGGTCGGCCTTAGTCCTTGGGACTGTGCAGCTGGCGTGCTGCTGGTACTGGAGTCCGGAGGCAAGGTGACGGATACGCTGGGCAATCCCTATGATATTGGCACCCGTCATGTGGTGGCCAGCAACGGACGAATCCATGATTTCCTGGTGGCCTCGCTTGGCGAAGCTAAAGCAACGGGATATAACAAGTAA
- a CDS encoding stalk domain-containing protein codes for MLSAWKKMYAAGTSSLLLFTLLISAGAGSASAAEAAAAIQGSEQDVFRIVALGDSITAGYEPGMTDPNVKPYGYAERLLEQGWYHGRSVLSNYGILGLTTTGLLNYTAAIKDGAVTTADGIQAGLPDPRINQFAALTPQIKTELGEADLVTLTIGGNDVSSLLVTAKDLTEEAFKAQLDQLLASYSSNVKVALENIRAVNAKATIMLADQYQPAPKIAVSSSYLKLMSAAQQFTKAAENVAASLNQPDAPVKVAHVAEAFAGVEASRTHIISAGAADFHPTQLGYETIARVFAETYWGEYRVPSVSAWTAASAPMSIVVKGVEVNTPNKPVLKNGQNFLALKDILNAVGATGKWDNKTQSAAIVYGGRTVVITIGSQTIKVNGAAVAIDTPAFLQKIGNEDKTYLPLAALATGLGFDVNYSSKLRTAFINP; via the coding sequence ATGCTGAGCGCATGGAAAAAAATGTACGCGGCTGGCACGAGCAGCCTGCTGCTGTTCACATTGTTGATCAGTGCAGGAGCCGGCTCTGCTAGTGCAGCTGAAGCCGCCGCAGCAATACAAGGTTCGGAGCAGGATGTTTTTCGCATCGTAGCACTGGGGGATTCCATCACTGCGGGCTATGAGCCGGGGATGACTGATCCGAATGTGAAGCCCTACGGATATGCGGAGCGGCTGCTGGAGCAAGGCTGGTATCATGGCAGAAGCGTTCTTAGCAACTATGGGATTTTGGGACTTACTACAACGGGTCTGCTGAATTATACGGCAGCAATCAAAGATGGGGCAGTTACGACTGCCGATGGGATTCAGGCGGGTCTTCCTGATCCGCGGATCAACCAATTTGCTGCGCTCACTCCGCAGATCAAGACTGAGCTTGGCGAGGCCGACCTGGTTACGCTGACTATTGGCGGGAATGATGTGAGCAGCCTGCTGGTCACGGCCAAGGACCTGACGGAAGAGGCATTCAAGGCCCAGCTGGATCAGCTTCTGGCAAGCTACAGCAGCAATGTTAAGGTCGCGCTTGAGAATATCCGCGCAGTCAATGCGAAGGCTACGATTATGCTGGCTGATCAATATCAGCCCGCACCCAAGATTGCGGTGAGCAGCTCGTATCTAAAGCTGATGAGCGCTGCCCAGCAGTTCACCAAAGCGGCAGAAAACGTGGCGGCCAGCCTGAATCAGCCGGATGCTCCAGTGAAGGTGGCCCATGTGGCGGAGGCATTCGCAGGTGTAGAAGCGTCGCGGACCCATATTATTAGTGCAGGGGCTGCGGATTTTCATCCAACGCAGCTGGGGTATGAAACCATCGCCCGGGTATTCGCCGAAACGTATTGGGGAGAGTACCGGGTTCCATCTGTTTCCGCGTGGACAGCCGCATCCGCACCCATGTCAATTGTGGTGAAGGGAGTAGAGGTGAATACGCCGAACAAGCCGGTTCTGAAGAACGGACAGAACTTTCTGGCATTAAAGGATATTCTGAATGCCGTGGGCGCCACCGGGAAATGGGACAATAAAACCCAGAGTGCGGCCATTGTGTACGGGGGAAGGACTGTAGTGATAACGATCGGGTCCCAAACCATCAAGGTAAACGGAGCGGCGGTAGCCATTGATACACCGGCATTTCTGCAAAAGATTGGCAATGAGGATAAAACCTATTTGCCGCTTGCCGCCCTCGCCACCGGTCTGGGCTTCGATGTGAATTATAGCAGCAAGCTGCGGACGGCTTTCATTAATCCATAG
- the def gene encoding peptide deformylase, whose protein sequence is MITMDDIVREGDSVLRTVAEPVQMPLQAEDQEALQCMMQFLKNSQDPEVSAKFKLRSGVGLSANQIGLLKRMFVMYLRDDKGNMVEHAWVNPKVISHSVAMIYLPESEGCLSVDRPVHGFVPRYESVKVKGYNMTGKEVVMKFKGYQAIVVQHEIDHLDGIMFYDRINEENPFKLPQGVEIRSLYEQKSR, encoded by the coding sequence ATGATTACCATGGACGATATTGTGCGCGAGGGCGATTCCGTGCTGCGCACTGTAGCGGAGCCTGTTCAAATGCCCCTGCAGGCCGAGGATCAAGAGGCGCTGCAGTGCATGATGCAGTTTTTGAAGAACAGCCAGGACCCTGAGGTTTCTGCGAAATTTAAGCTGCGCTCCGGTGTAGGGTTGTCCGCGAACCAGATCGGACTGCTGAAACGGATGTTCGTAATGTACCTGAGAGATGACAAAGGCAACATGGTGGAGCATGCCTGGGTCAATCCGAAAGTGATCAGCCATTCAGTGGCCATGATCTATCTGCCGGAGAGTGAAGGCTGCCTGTCCGTCGACCGCCCGGTGCATGGCTTTGTGCCGAGATACGAGTCCGTGAAAGTGAAAGGTTATAATATGACCGGCAAGGAAGTTGTCATGAAGTTCAAGGGCTATCAGGCTATTGTAGTCCAGCATGAAATCGATCATCTGGACGGCATCATGTTCTACGACCGGATCAATGAGGAGAATCCCTTCAAGCTCCCCCAAGGCGTGGAGATCCGCAGTCTTTATGAGCAGAAAAGCAGATAA
- a CDS encoding glutamate-1-semialdehyde 2,1-aminomutase translates to MNRTTSEHLYEEALQHIVGGVNSPSRSFKAVGGGAPVFMKRAGGSRFWDEDGNEYIDYLAAYGPIITGHAHPHITAAITQAAENGLLYGTPTQLEIKLAKMLKKAIPSMDKVRFVNSGTEAVMTTIRVARAYTKRSKIVKFAGCYHGHSDLVLVAAGSGPSTLGIPDSAGVPASIAQEVITVPFNDLDALREALDKWGGDVAAVMVEPIVGNFGMVMPQPGFLEGLCKQAHDNGSLVIYDEVITAFRFHYGSAQTYAGLSNHEDIIPDLTALGKIIGGGLPIGAYGGRKHVMEQVAPLGPAYQAGTMAGNPASISAGIACLEVLAAEGVYDEMERLAIRLTEGLQAAADGHGIPLTINRIRGAFSTHFCNHPVTNYDEAQDTDGELFASFFRHMLNRGINLAPSKYEAWFLTTAHTDADIDATLEAAEASFQAMAEEK, encoded by the coding sequence ATGAACCGTACCACCTCTGAACATTTGTACGAGGAAGCCCTACAGCATATCGTCGGAGGGGTCAACAGTCCCTCCCGCTCCTTCAAAGCCGTTGGCGGCGGTGCTCCTGTCTTCATGAAACGGGCCGGGGGCTCCCGCTTCTGGGACGAAGACGGCAATGAATACATAGATTATCTGGCCGCCTATGGACCGATTATTACCGGCCATGCCCATCCCCATATTACTGCGGCGATTACACAAGCAGCAGAAAACGGGCTGCTGTACGGAACACCCACGCAGCTTGAGATCAAGCTGGCTAAGATGCTGAAGAAAGCCATTCCTTCGATGGATAAGGTGCGCTTCGTCAACTCCGGCACCGAAGCCGTCATGACCACGATCCGAGTAGCACGCGCTTATACCAAACGCAGCAAGATTGTCAAATTCGCCGGCTGTTATCACGGCCATTCCGACCTTGTCCTGGTCGCCGCCGGCTCTGGTCCATCCACCCTTGGCATTCCCGACAGTGCCGGAGTTCCTGCCAGCATCGCCCAGGAGGTCATCACAGTTCCGTTCAATGATCTGGACGCCCTGCGCGAAGCGCTGGACAAATGGGGCGGGGATGTCGCAGCGGTAATGGTAGAGCCCATTGTCGGCAACTTCGGCATGGTTATGCCGCAGCCGGGCTTCCTCGAAGGGCTCTGCAAGCAGGCCCATGACAACGGATCACTGGTCATTTACGACGAGGTCATCACCGCTTTCCGTTTCCATTACGGCTCGGCCCAGACCTATGCGGGTCTCAGCAATCATGAGGACATCATCCCGGACTTGACCGCACTCGGCAAAATCATTGGAGGCGGCCTGCCGATCGGCGCTTACGGCGGCCGTAAGCATGTCATGGAGCAGGTCGCTCCGCTCGGCCCGGCCTACCAGGCCGGTACGATGGCGGGCAATCCCGCCTCCATCTCCGCAGGCATCGCCTGTCTGGAGGTGCTTGCAGCCGAAGGTGTCTATGACGAAATGGAGCGGCTGGCGATCCGCCTGACCGAAGGGCTGCAGGCAGCTGCTGACGGCCATGGCATCCCGCTGACCATCAACCGGATCCGCGGCGCATTCTCTACTCATTTCTGCAATCATCCGGTGACCAATTACGATGAAGCACAGGATACGGACGGCGAGCTGTTCGCCAGCTTCTTCCGCCACATGCTGAACCGGGGCATCAACCTGGCCCCGTCCAAATATGAAGCCTGGTTCCTGACCACGGCGCATACCGATGCCGATATTGACGCTACACTGGAAGCAGCAGAAGCCTCGTTCCAGGCCATGGCGGAGGAGAAATAA
- a CDS encoding LCP family protein, producing MPPRKKRHAKAGKSKKKPLLWTLAIILLLIIGGIVYYFAEIYNQMDNLHKTGENSPFAAVPSPSAETVQPPKWEGTEPVNILLMGVDARGVKKGEVPRSDTMLVASLDPVKKKFYVFSILRDTYVSIPEHGKERINTAITHGPNTAMQTVSDLLGIPIQYYVYTDFQGFIKLVDAVGGVDYEVEKDMVYKTKADGPEYDIDLKKGFQHLDGSMALQYVRFRHDATSDFTRTERQRGFLKAVADKVISTTAIIKLPTILSQVTPYIDTNLDVNDMWKLATVGYDSSMGGSAQIPPMNLLTEEKTSGGSAVLGISSENKLKEFVQDTLAGPEPSPSPDASPGSSPSASAGSK from the coding sequence ATGCCACCAAGAAAGAAACGGCACGCAAAAGCCGGCAAGTCAAAAAAGAAACCGCTGCTCTGGACTCTGGCAATTATACTTCTCCTGATTATCGGCGGAATCGTTTATTATTTTGCAGAAATCTATAATCAAATGGATAACCTGCACAAGACCGGTGAAAACTCACCGTTTGCAGCAGTCCCCTCACCTTCAGCCGAAACCGTTCAACCTCCAAAATGGGAAGGCACCGAACCGGTTAATATCCTGCTTATGGGTGTCGATGCGCGCGGGGTGAAGAAGGGTGAAGTGCCTCGCTCGGATACGATGCTGGTCGCCTCACTTGACCCGGTCAAGAAAAAATTCTATGTATTCTCTATATTACGTGATACCTATGTTTCTATCCCTGAGCATGGCAAAGAACGCATCAATACAGCGATAACCCACGGACCCAATACGGCGATGCAGACCGTCAGCGACTTGCTCGGCATCCCGATACAATACTATGTCTATACCGACTTTCAGGGCTTTATTAAGCTGGTGGATGCAGTTGGCGGCGTCGATTACGAGGTCGAGAAGGATATGGTCTATAAGACGAAGGCGGATGGCCCCGAATACGACATTGATCTGAAAAAAGGCTTCCAGCATCTCGACGGCAGCATGGCGCTGCAATATGTGCGGTTCCGTCATGATGCCACCTCCGATTTCACGCGGACGGAACGTCAACGCGGCTTCCTTAAGGCCGTAGCAGACAAGGTCATCAGTACTACTGCCATTATCAAGCTGCCTACGATTCTATCCCAGGTTACGCCTTATATCGATACCAACCTGGACGTAAATGACATGTGGAAGCTGGCTACCGTAGGCTATGACAGCTCGATGGGCGGCAGTGCACAAATTCCGCCGATGAACCTGCTTACCGAAGAAAAAACCAGCGGAGGCTCGGCAGTGCTCGGCATCAGCAGTGAAAACAAGCTGAAGGAATTCGTTCAGGATACCCTGGCTGGTCCTGAGCCGTCTCCATCGCCGGATGCTTCTCCGGGCAGCAGTCCTTCGGCCAGCGCCGGAAGTAAATAA
- the bcp gene encoding thioredoxin-dependent thiol peroxidase, producing the protein MNEIKIGQEVPDFTLPASTGQDISLSDYRGRKVVLYFYPKNMTPACTQEACEFRDAADPIARGNAVVLGISPDSLSSHAKFIEKNSLPFPLLSDEEHSVSGLFGVWQLKKLYGKEFMGIVRSTFLIDEQGILVKEWRKVRVKGHVEALLGEIMNK; encoded by the coding sequence ATGAACGAAATCAAGATCGGACAAGAAGTGCCGGACTTTACCCTGCCTGCTTCTACAGGACAGGATATCAGCTTAAGTGATTACCGCGGCCGCAAGGTCGTACTGTACTTTTATCCCAAAAATATGACGCCCGCCTGCACCCAGGAGGCCTGTGAATTCCGTGACGCCGCGGACCCGATTGCCCGGGGCAATGCAGTCGTGCTGGGAATCAGTCCGGACAGCCTGTCTTCCCATGCGAAGTTCATCGAGAAGAACAGTCTGCCGTTTCCGCTGCTCTCTGATGAGGAGCATTCCGTAAGCGGATTATTCGGAGTCTGGCAGCTCAAAAAGCTGTACGGCAAAGAATTTATGGGCATTGTGCGGTCCACCTTTCTCATTGATGAGCAGGGCATCCTGGTCAAAGAATGGAGAAAAGTCCGGGTCAAGGGCCATGTCGAAGCACTATTGGGAGAAATCATGAATAAATAA
- a CDS encoding 2-hydroxyacyl-CoA dehydratase gives MLRIGLDVGSTTAKLVVMEHDVIVYQDYVRHFSDIKKAALSLLSDVRDRFPDREAALTVSGSSGLSLSKLGEVPFVQEVIACTKAISELIPQCDTAIELGGEDAKIIYLSGGIEQRMNTACAGGTGAFIDQMASLLQTDPAGLNALAEQHERIYPIASRCGVFAKSDVQPLLNEGARREDVAASIFQSIVNQTISGLACGRPIRGRVAFLGGPLTFLPALRKRFAETLGLSDSDVLFPEHSQYFVAIGSALSQTDPLVLPLSGWMARLDAVDFSADRAEDAELQPLFASPEDLEQFRLRHSQAAAPRSELDTYQGPCYLGIDAGSTTTKLVITGAADEILYTFYGSNKGNPLQSVSDALKEIYRILPEGCHIAGAYATGYGEGLVKAALRTDGGEVETVAHYKAASKFMPEVDFILDIGGQDMKCIKIRGGAIDSLMLNEACSAGCGSFLESFASALELGIGEFAAAALESTEPVNLGSRCTVFMNSKVKQVQKEGATLADLSAGLAYSVIKNALQKVIKIRNADDLGRNIIVQGGTFYNEAVLRAFELLTGRTVVRPDIAGVMGAYGCALIAREHAGLDGFSTLLGPEELEAFKYEVSPGRCRLCANNCALTISRFPDKSFHVTGNRCERGAGGKKEKNTLPNLMQYKYERFFDYEGLPVEQAERGTVGIPRTMNMFENYPFWHTFFTTLRYRTVLSPKSSKKLYESGMDTIPSESICYPAKMAHGHVQSLLGKGVDFIFYPAVVYEKKEDDAAQNHFNCPVVASYPEVIRNNMDGLKEKNIPLVSPFLTFDDIPALTRVLVKTFMDIPKEEIAAAVQTGLAEAERAKADLRNKGEETLEFLTHSGTKGILLCGHPYHADPEINHGIAEMITGMGLAVLTEDSVCHLDRSEGEVGVVNQWTYHARMYRAARLAASRNDLELVQLTSFGCGIDAITCDAVQEILERNNKVYTLIKIDEISNLGAARIRLRSLLAAMREREKGDVKPQLLYKTQANVPFTKEMKETYTILAPQMSPIHFELFERVFRDAGYRLKILESTGPKETEEGLRYVNNDACYPAIVTIGQMLSALKSGDYDPDRTAVIMSQTGGGCRATNYISLLRKALKDSGLGQIPVISLNASGMENQPGFRISLRLANRLIAAACYGDLMMRLLHRFRPYEVIPGSAQALFRKGMDRCKSSLSTFSFREYKRLTREIVAEFVQLPVVKTVKPQVGIVGEILIKFHPDANNHIIEMIEAEGGEAVMPDFLDFIFYCVYNPIYKAEQFGKSRKLGFFNPMLISYLEIYRKPVKAALEEAGLAKGRENIYGLAEKASRLVSVGNQMGEGWFLTAEMMDLLDNGVNNIACIQPFACLPNHITGRGMIKGLKDLYPGANIAAIDYDAGVSVVNQANRIKLMMSIASGLASSTPPPAAKMKKSSTMKPVVVGSARSDL, from the coding sequence ATGCTGCGTATCGGGCTGGACGTCGGGTCAACTACAGCCAAATTGGTTGTTATGGAACACGATGTGATTGTATATCAGGATTATGTGAGACATTTTAGCGATATAAAAAAAGCTGCGCTTTCCCTCCTGTCAGATGTGCGGGACAGGTTCCCGGATCGCGAGGCAGCTCTGACTGTAAGCGGTTCCTCAGGCTTGTCCCTCTCAAAGCTTGGCGAGGTCCCGTTTGTGCAGGAGGTCATCGCCTGCACGAAGGCGATCAGCGAGCTGATCCCCCAGTGCGATACCGCTATCGAGCTGGGCGGCGAGGACGCCAAGATTATCTATCTCAGCGGGGGCATCGAGCAGCGGATGAACACGGCCTGTGCAGGTGGCACAGGAGCATTCATCGATCAGATGGCTTCCCTGCTGCAGACCGACCCGGCGGGCCTGAATGCCCTTGCCGAGCAGCATGAACGAATCTATCCTATCGCATCGCGCTGCGGCGTCTTTGCCAAAAGCGATGTCCAGCCGCTGCTGAACGAAGGCGCACGCCGGGAAGATGTGGCGGCTTCGATTTTTCAAAGCATTGTCAACCAGACGATCAGCGGCTTGGCCTGCGGCCGCCCGATCCGTGGCCGGGTAGCTTTCCTTGGCGGGCCGCTGACCTTTCTGCCCGCGCTGCGGAAGCGGTTTGCCGAGACGCTTGGACTCAGCGACAGCGATGTGCTGTTTCCGGAGCACTCGCAGTATTTTGTCGCCATTGGCTCAGCGTTGTCGCAGACCGATCCGCTGGTGCTGCCGCTGTCCGGCTGGATGGCCCGGCTGGATGCCGTAGACTTCTCGGCCGACCGTGCCGAGGATGCCGAACTGCAGCCGTTGTTCGCCTCGCCGGAGGATCTGGAGCAGTTCCGGCTCCGCCACAGCCAGGCGGCAGCTCCGCGTTCGGAGCTGGATACCTATCAGGGGCCTTGCTATCTCGGCATCGATGCCGGATCTACCACAACCAAGCTGGTGATTACCGGCGCTGCGGATGAAATCCTCTATACCTTTTATGGAAGCAACAAAGGCAATCCTCTGCAGTCCGTCAGCGATGCCCTGAAGGAGATCTACCGGATTCTGCCTGAAGGCTGCCATATTGCCGGTGCATATGCAACCGGTTATGGTGAAGGGCTGGTCAAGGCGGCGCTGCGTACAGACGGCGGCGAAGTGGAGACGGTCGCGCACTACAAGGCAGCCTCCAAATTCATGCCGGAGGTCGATTTCATTCTGGATATCGGCGGACAGGATATGAAGTGCATCAAGATCCGCGGCGGCGCGATCGACAGCCTCATGCTGAACGAAGCCTGCTCGGCGGGCTGCGGCTCTTTCCTGGAGAGCTTTGCGTCTGCATTGGAGCTCGGCATCGGGGAATTTGCCGCAGCGGCACTGGAATCCACTGAGCCGGTCAATCTGGGCTCCCGCTGCACAGTCTTCATGAATTCCAAAGTGAAGCAGGTGCAGAAGGAAGGGGCCACGCTGGCCGATCTGTCAGCAGGGCTTGCGTATTCTGTCATCAAAAATGCGCTCCAGAAGGTCATCAAAATCCGCAACGCTGACGATTTGGGGCGCAACATCATTGTACAAGGGGGCACCTTTTATAATGAAGCCGTGCTTCGCGCTTTTGAGCTGCTGACCGGAAGAACTGTGGTCAGACCGGATATAGCCGGTGTGATGGGCGCCTACGGCTGTGCGCTGATTGCCAGAGAGCATGCAGGACTTGACGGATTCAGCACCCTTCTGGGACCTGAAGAACTCGAAGCCTTCAAATATGAAGTGTCGCCGGGCCGCTGCAGACTATGCGCCAACAACTGCGCGCTGACGATCAGCCGCTTCCCCGACAAGAGCTTCCATGTCACCGGCAACCGCTGTGAGCGCGGGGCCGGAGGCAAAAAAGAGAAGAATACCCTGCCGAATCTGATGCAATACAAATATGAACGGTTTTTTGATTATGAGGGGCTGCCTGTGGAGCAGGCGGAGCGGGGGACCGTTGGTATTCCGCGGACCATGAACATGTTCGAGAACTATCCGTTCTGGCATACCTTTTTCACCACACTGCGTTACCGGACGGTGCTGTCTCCGAAGTCCAGCAAGAAGCTCTATGAGAGCGGAATGGACACCATTCCTTCGGAATCCATCTGCTATCCGGCGAAGATGGCCCATGGCCATGTGCAGAGCCTGCTGGGCAAAGGCGTTGATTTCATCTTTTATCCGGCCGTTGTATACGAGAAGAAGGAAGACGACGCCGCGCAGAATCACTTCAACTGCCCGGTGGTGGCCTCTTATCCCGAAGTGATCCGCAACAATATGGATGGGTTGAAAGAAAAAAACATACCGCTCGTGAGCCCGTTCCTGACCTTCGATGATATTCCGGCGCTGACCCGGGTTCTGGTGAAGACCTTCATGGATATCCCGAAGGAAGAGATTGCCGCTGCCGTGCAGACAGGACTGGCTGAAGCCGAGCGGGCCAAAGCCGATCTGCGGAACAAAGGCGAAGAAACGCTGGAGTTCCTTACCCATAGCGGGACCAAAGGGATTCTGCTCTGCGGCCATCCCTACCATGCAGATCCCGAGATTAACCACGGCATCGCCGAGATGATTACGGGCATGGGTCTGGCCGTGCTGACCGAGGATTCGGTCTGCCATCTGGACCGCAGTGAAGGGGAAGTGGGCGTGGTCAACCAGTGGACCTACCATGCCCGGATGTACCGTGCGGCCCGTCTGGCCGCCAGCAGGAATGATCTGGAGCTGGTACAGCTGACCTCCTTCGGCTGCGGCATTGATGCCATTACCTGTGATGCGGTTCAGGAAATTTTGGAGCGCAACAACAAGGTGTACACCTTGATCAAGATTGATGAGATCAGCAATTTGGGCGCAGCGCGCATCCGTCTGCGGTCGCTGCTTGCGGCTATGCGCGAGCGGGAAAAAGGGGATGTGAAGCCGCAGCTCCTGTATAAAACACAGGCCAATGTGCCTTTTACAAAGGAAATGAAAGAGACCTACACCATTCTGGCGCCACAAATGTCTCCGATTCATTTCGAATTGTTCGAACGTGTCTTCCGGGACGCCGGATACCGGCTCAAAATCCTGGAAAGCACCGGACCGAAGGAAACGGAGGAAGGTCTGCGGTATGTGAACAATGATGCCTGCTACCCGGCGATTGTCACTATCGGGCAAATGCTGTCAGCCCTGAAGAGCGGAGACTATGATCCGGACCGGACTGCTGTTATTATGTCGCAGACCGGGGGCGGCTGCCGGGCAACCAATTATATCTCGCTCTTGCGCAAGGCACTGAAGGACTCCGGTCTGGGACAGATTCCGGTCATTTCGCTGAATGCCTCCGGAATGGAGAACCAGCCGGGCTTCCGGATCAGCCTGAGGCTGGCTAACCGGCTGATTGCAGCCGCCTGCTACGGCGACCTGATGATGCGGCTGCTGCACCGCTTCAGACCGTATGAAGTGATTCCGGGAAGTGCACAGGCCTTGTTCCGCAAAGGGATGGACCGCTGCAAGTCCAGTCTTTCGACCTTTTCATTCCGGGAATACAAACGGCTGACCCGCGAAATCGTCGCCGAATTCGTTCAGCTTCCTGTGGTCAAGACCGTGAAGCCACAGGTGGGGATTGTCGGAGAAATCCTGATCAAGTTCCATCCCGACGCCAACAACCACATCATAGAGATGATTGAGGCCGAGGGGGGCGAGGCGGTTATGCCGGATTTCCTGGATTTCATATTCTATTGCGTCTACAATCCGATTTACAAGGCCGAGCAGTTCGGCAAGAGCAGAAAGCTGGGCTTCTTTAATCCAATGCTGATTTCCTACCTGGAAATTTACCGCAAGCCGGTCAAGGCGGCGCTGGAAGAAGCAGGTCTGGCCAAAGGCCGTGAGAATATTTACGGACTGGCCGAGAAGGCAAGCCGCCTGGTCTCCGTGGGCAATCAAATGGGCGAAGGCTGGTTCCTGACCGCAGAAATGATGGATCTGCTGGATAACGGGGTTAATAATATTGCTTGCATCCAGCCTTTTGCCTGTCTGCCGAATCATATTACCGGACGGGGAATGATTAAGGGGCTGAAGGATCTGTATCCCGGCGCCAACATTGCCGCCATTGATTACGATGCCGGTGTCAGTGTCGTGAACCAGGCGAACCGGATTAAGCTGATGATGTCCATCGCCAGCGGGCTGGCGAGCAGCACGCCACCCCCTGCCGCAAAAATGAAAAAAAGCAGTACAATGAAGCCTGTGGTGGTCGGAAGCGCCAGAAGCGACCTGTAA